A window of Caldalkalibacillus uzonensis contains these coding sequences:
- a CDS encoding (Fe-S)-binding protein, giving the protein MKPLTPEQSMYTCVRCGACRDACPTLDITGREADGPRGRVLMARSLLEDRIPVNAEIEEQMSRCLLCSACVDACPVNVQVPEIVMLAKEKIAEHKKSPFLVRTLKRFFFNHLLPHPRRLQFLGHLLWLYQQSGLRWLVHKLGILKLFPDSAQQMEAVLPDLLPPSERKPLPSFTPGCSEQNKRAGKVALFRGCIMDVMFRETNRHSIELLARSGFDVVVPDDQVCCGALMYHNGQKDTTLELAKKNIEVFEKLDVDYIISNAGGCGAMLKEYEELFRHEPEWLERARAFCHKIRDISEVIVEQGTLPKAVGNGETVTYQPSCHLQYVMQVKRAPEQLLSRVANLHYRPLPESNLCCGSAGIYNLLQPKMAGDILHKKMGYVKETSAHVIITANPGCLLQMKAGVHSEGLQNSVKVVHIVDLLAESVERAEKQASTG; this is encoded by the coding sequence GTGAAACCATTAACCCCGGAACAGTCCATGTACACCTGCGTGCGGTGCGGTGCTTGCCGAGACGCCTGCCCTACTCTGGATATCACCGGCAGAGAAGCCGACGGGCCCAGAGGACGGGTGCTGATGGCACGGAGCCTGTTAGAAGACAGGATTCCAGTCAATGCTGAAATTGAGGAGCAGATGAGCCGCTGCTTGCTGTGTTCAGCTTGTGTGGATGCTTGTCCGGTCAATGTGCAAGTGCCTGAAATTGTGATGTTAGCCAAAGAAAAGATAGCGGAGCATAAAAAATCGCCGTTTCTTGTACGTACATTGAAGCGTTTTTTCTTCAACCATCTCCTGCCACACCCCCGACGGCTGCAGTTCTTGGGACATCTGCTTTGGCTGTATCAGCAGAGCGGGTTGAGGTGGCTGGTGCACAAACTGGGAATCTTAAAGCTCTTTCCCGATTCTGCCCAGCAGATGGAAGCAGTGCTTCCCGATTTGCTCCCTCCATCTGAGCGTAAACCTCTTCCCAGTTTTACACCTGGCTGCTCCGAACAAAACAAGCGAGCCGGCAAAGTTGCCCTTTTTCGGGGCTGTATCATGGATGTCATGTTTAGAGAAACAAATCGCCATTCTATTGAGCTTTTGGCACGTTCAGGGTTTGATGTGGTGGTACCAGATGACCAAGTCTGCTGCGGTGCACTCATGTATCATAATGGCCAAAAAGATACCACCTTGGAACTGGCCAAGAAAAACATTGAAGTGTTTGAAAAGCTGGACGTGGATTACATCATTTCCAACGCCGGAGGATGCGGCGCCATGTTAAAAGAATATGAAGAATTGTTTCGTCATGAACCGGAATGGTTGGAGCGGGCAAGAGCGTTTTGCCATAAAATTCGTGATATTAGCGAAGTCATTGTTGAACAGGGGACCCTTCCCAAAGCCGTTGGAAACGGAGAAACGGTGACTTATCAGCCCTCTTGTCATTTGCAATATGTGATGCAGGTTAAACGTGCTCCTGAACAGCTTCTTTCGAGAGTGGCCAACCTCCATTATCGCCCCTTACCAGAATCAAACCTGTGTTGCGGGTCAGCTGGGATCTATAACTTACTTCAACCCAAAATGGCGGGCGACATTCTTCATAAAAAGATGGGGTATGTCAAGGAGACAAGTGCCCATGTGATTATCACAGCCAACCCGGGATGCCTGTTGCAAATGAAGGCGGGCGTGCACAGTGAAGGGTTA